AATTATTTTTTATAAAGGTTCTAGTTATGTCCAAAAATAATCTATATATACCTTTAAAGGTTGTTCCATACATCTTCATTTCAATTACTGCTATAGCAATAACAGCAGCTACATATGTAATTACTTAGTTCTATAAGCTATGCAAAGTTTTTAGATATTAAATAAATTAAAATATTTGTAATAACTAATTGTATGAATAAATTCAAAATAGCAATTTTTACAATATTAATAATCATATTTTCCCTTATTGGGATTAAAAAATTAATTTATATAAATCAAGTTAAAAATTTAAAAAATAAAGAAGAATCATTTTTAAATGAATCTATACGTGTTCTAAATGAATGCTTCGATCTAGAAAATAAAAATAAAAGAACTCTTAATAAATCAATTGAATTAATTGAGTATTGCATAGAGGAATATGGATATAAAAACTGATTTCAAAACTTGAATGATGAATTTCCTTAATACTCCACTAATATGCAAATAAAAAATTTCTCATAAATAATCTTGTTATGTTCCATAGTTTTTTTATTAATAATATTTTCCTAATTTAATTTTCTAAAATGACTAAAGTTAAATGCTCTTATTTAGGAAATTTAAACTGTGAGGCTATTCATCTACAATCTGGAAGTCTTATTAGAACTGATGCACCTTTAGATCACTGCGGAAAAGGTGAAAGTTTTTCCCCAACTGATTTATTAGCAACATCTCTAGGTACTTGCCTGCTAACCATTATGGCAATCAAAGCTAAATCGAAAGGATTTGATTTGAAAGGTATATTTTTAAACATTGAAAAAGTAATGACACAAAATAGCGAGAGGAAGATAAAAGAACTAATAATAGATATTTTTATACCAGAGAGCACTTCTGATGAAACTATTGATTTTTTGAAAAAAGCTTCCAAAGAATGTCCAGTTACAAGAAATTTATCTCAAGAAATAGATATTCAAATTAATTGGCATCATGAATAAATCTCAAACATAGTAACTACATAAAAAATAATGAAATACTTTATCGGAATAGTCATTCTTTTATTTGGAATATATATAATGACAGACTTGGCATTAAAGACTAGGTATACAAGAAAAAGACTTTCCAAAAAAAATAATAAATCTTATAAATTTTAATAATGCAGATTAAGGAAATAGATTTATTTTTGTACTAAAAATTAAGGCATATTTTAGTTTTATTTTTTCACTATTTTTTGGTCAATCAAACTAATCAAAGGGATCATGAAATTTACATTTATCCCAACAGTGCACCATGTATAAATAATAAGAAAAACTATTTTTATAAATAAATTAGGTGGTAAGGTGAAAAATATTTTGAAAAACCCTCCAACAAATAATACCAATATTCCAATTTGAAAAAGACCTTTTATTATCCATTTAAGTCCATTTTTTTTAATGTTTATATAAAACCAGAAAAAAACAAAACTAGATAGCAATAAATATATAAAATTTATGATCATCTTTTTAGAGAAAATCTAATAAATTAGCCTTTATCAGGACATGATGATAATTATCACTTTTTTATCTGCTAATTTTTTTTTTAAATGACAAAGTTATACA
This is a stretch of genomic DNA from Prochlorococcus marinus XMU1412. It encodes these proteins:
- a CDS encoding OsmC family protein, with product MTKVKCSYLGNLNCEAIHLQSGSLIRTDAPLDHCGKGESFSPTDLLATSLGTCLLTIMAIKAKSKGFDLKGIFLNIEKVMTQNSERKIKELIIDIFIPESTSDETIDFLKKASKECPVTRNLSQEIDIQINWHHE